The following proteins are co-located in the Candidatus Kaelpia aquatica genome:
- a CDS encoding GTP-binding protein: MAKEKFERTKPHVNIGTIGHVDHGKTTLTSAITSTLA; the protein is encoded by the coding sequence ATGGCTAAAGAAAAGTTTGAACGAACTAAGCCGCATGTAAATATTGGAACAATAGGTCACGTTGATCACGGTAAGACAACGTTGACATCAGCTATAACATCTACGCTTGCTA